The sequence GCGTTACCGAGGATGGTCTCGTAGGCCTTCTCGGCCTCCTCAGCCGTCTTGAGGCCGACGATGACGCCGCCGGCTTCGGTCTTGTGGAGAATGTCCGGCGAGACGATCTTCATCACGACGGGGAAGCCCATGGACGAAGCCATCTTGCCGGCCTCGCCCGCCGACCTGGCCACGCCTTCCTTCGGCACCGGAATGCCGTAGGCGTCGCAAACCAGCTTGCCTTCCGGCGCCGTCAGGCTGGTGCGGTTGTCCGCCTTGACCTGGTCAAGCACCTTGCGGACGGCATCTTTGGAATTGGACATGTGGCTTCTCCCTTGACCTAAGTTCGTTCTTTGCAAAGCGCGCGCGTGTTGCGGCCGCCCGTGATGCTTGCCATTCGCCGCGCTCTGTTCCATGCGGCGGAACGGAGTGGCATAAAGCCTGAGATTACTCCGCCGGCTTGGATCAAAAATGGCTGGCGATGGCATTTGGTATGCCAGAAGCCAACTTGTCAAGCCGCCGCGCACCCTAGAACGCCGCAAAAAATAGGCAGCTTGACATTCTGGCATGTGGTATGCCAAAAACTTTCCCGTTAATATTCCTGTAAAAGACGACTCCCACTGGAGGAGATTCGTCGTGTCACTACGGAAACCAACCAAGGCGTTGCCGAACATGGCCGAGGCAGACATCGCAATCGTTCGTATTGCCCCGGAGAGCAGCTTCAAGAACAAGGCGTATGACGCCTTGAAGGAAGCCATCCTCAAGATGGACATCTACTCGACGCCCGAGCCGGTGATGCTCGACGAGCGCGCGCTGTCCGAACGCCTGGGCGTCAGCCGCACGCCGATCCGCGAAGCCATCGCGATGCTCGAGCAGGACGGTTTCGTGAAGACCGTGCCGCGCCGCGGCATCATGGTGGTGCGCAGGACCAAGAGCGAGATCGTCGACATGATCCGCGCCTGGGCGGCGCTGGAGAGCATGGCCGCGCGCCTCATCACCACCACCGCGCGCAAGAAGGACATCACGGCGCTGCGCGACTTCTTCAAGGATTTCGGCAAGGACCGTCTGCCCGAGGATCATGTGGAGGAATACTCCAAGGCCAACATCGCCTTCCACCAGGCGCTGATCTCGCTGTCGGAATCGCCGGTGCTGGTCGATCTCACCAACGACCTGCTGCTGCACGTGCGCGGCTATCGCCAGCTGACCATCGGACGCAAGGACCGCACCGCGACGTCCCTGCCCGAGCATCTCGGCATGATCGAAGCACTGGAAGCGCGCGACACCGAGCTCGCCGAGAAGCGCGCCCGCGACCACACCCTCGGCCTTGCCGCTTACGTCGAAGCGCACGGCCAGGAACTGTTCACGTAACTAGCAACGTTCACCAGAAGGGCGAAAAATTCGCCCCGTTACTTGAGACCAGGGAGACAAGGCCCATGCTGAATACCGCGACCAAGTCCGAAGCACCGGGCACCGAGCAGGAACTGACGGATGGCTTCCATCTCGTCATCGACGCGCTCAAGCTGAACGGCATCAACACCATCTATAATGTGCCGGGCATCCCGATCACGGATTTGGGCCGCATGGCGCAGGCCGCCGGCATTCGCGTGATCTCCTTCCGCCACGAGCAGAACGCCGGCTACGCCGCGGGCATCGCCGGCTACCTCACCAAGAAGCCCGGCGTCTGCCTCACGGTGTCGGCGCCCGGCTTCCTCAACGGCCTCACCGCGCTCGCGCACGCCACCACCAACTGCTATCCGATGATCCTGGTCTCGGGTTCCTCCGAGCGCGAGATCGTCGACCTCCAGCAGGGCGACTACGAGGAAATGGACCAGCTCGCGATTGCCAAGCCCCTGTGCAAGGCGGCCTATCGCGTGCTGCACGCCCAGGACATCGGCATCGGCTTTGCCCGCGCCATCCGCGCCGCGGTGTCGGGCCGCCCGGGCGGCGTCTATCTCGACCTGCCGGCAAAGCTGTTCGGCCAGGTGATGAACGCCGAGGCCGGCCAGAAGTCGCTGGTCAAGGTGATCGACGCAGCCCCTGCGCAGATCCCCTCGCCCGCTTCGGTCAAGCGCGCGCTCGACGTGCTCAAGAGCGCAAAGCGTCCGCTCATCATTCTCGGCAAGGGCGCGGCCTACGCGCAGGCCGATGAAGAGATCAAGAGCTTCGTCGAGAAGAGCGGCGTGCCGTTCCTCCCGATGAGCATGGCCAAGGGCCTGCTGCCCGACACCCATCCGCAATGCGCCGGCGCGGCCCGCTCGACCGTGCTGAAGGATTCCGACGTCGTCATGCTGATCGGCGCGCGGTTGAACTGGCTGCTGTCGCACGGCAAGGGCAAGAGCTGGGGCGAAACGCCGAAGAAGTTCATCCAGGTCGACATCGAGCCGAAGGAAATGGACTCCAACGTCGAGATCGTCGCGCCCGTCGTCGGCGACATCGGCTCGGTCGTCTCGGCCTTCAACCAGGCCATCGGTGCGGGTTGGACCGCGCCGGCCGACTGGACCAAGGCCGTCTCGACCAAGCGCGAAGAGAACGTCGCCAAGATGGCGCCGAAGCTCATGAACAACAAGTCGCCGATGGACTATCACGGCGCGCTCGGCGTCTTGAAGAACGTCATCAAGGAGTATCCCGAGGCGATCCTCGTCAACGAAGGCGCCAACACACTCGACCTCGCCCGCGGCGTCATCGACATGTACAAGCCGCGCAAGCGTCTCGACGTCGGCACCTGGGGCGTGATGGGCATCGGCATGGGCCAGGCGATTGCCGCCGCGCTCGAGACCGGCCACCCCGTGCTCGCGGTGGAAGGCGACTCGGCGTTCGGCTTCTCCGGCATGGAAGTCGAGACCATCTGCCGCTACAACCTGCCGATCTGCGTCGTCATCTTCAACAATGACGGCATCTATCGCGGCACCGACGTCAACGGCGCCAACGATGATCCGGCGACCACCGTGTTCGTCAAGGGCGCGCGCTACGACAAGATGATGGAAGCCTTCGGCGGCGTCGGCGTGAACGCGACCTCGCCGGACGAGCTCAAGCGCGCGGTGAACGAGGCGATGAAGTCCGGCAAGCCGACGCTCATCAACGCGGTGATCGATCCGGCCGCGGGCTCGGAGAGCGGCCGCATCGGCAACCTCAATCCGCAGAGCGTTCTGCAGAAGAAGAAGTAAGTCCCCCCTTAACCTTTACTCCCTGCGGTTAGCGGGGGCAGACACAGAGTACGGAGCAACACGATGACCAAAGCGCTCACGGGCGTTCGCATTCTCGACTTCACCCACGTCCAGTCCGGACCGACCTGCACGCAGCTGCTGGCCTGGTTCGGCGCCGACGTGATCAAGGTGGAACGCCCGGGCGTGGGTGACATCACCCGCGGCCAGTTGCAGGACATCCCGAACGTGGACAGCCTGTATTTCACCATGCTCAACCACAACAAGCGCTCGATCACGCTCGACACCAAGAACCCCAAGGGCAAGGAAGTCCTCACCGAGCTGATCAAGAAGTGCGACATCCTGGTGGAAAACTTCGGCCCCGGCGTGCTCGACCGCATGGGCTTCCCCTGGGAGAAGATCCACAGCCTCAACCCGAGGATGATCGTCGCCTCGATCAAGGGCTTTGGTCCCGGACCGTATGAAGACTGCAAGGTCTATGAGAACGTCGCGCAGTGCACCGGCGGCGCCGCCTCGACCACCGGCTTCCGCGACGGCCTGCCGCTTGTCACCGGCGCGCAGATCGGCGACACCGGCACCGGCCTGCATCTCGCGATCGGCATCCTGGCCGCGCTCCACCAGCGCACCACGACCGGCAAGGGCCAGAAGGTCACCGCCGCGATGCAGGACGGCGTGCTCAACCTCGCCCGCGTCAAGCTGCGCGACCAGCAGCGCCTCGCCCATGGACCGCTGAAGGAATACAGCCAGTTCGGCGAAGGCGTTCCGTTCGGCGATGCCGTGCCGCGCGCCGGCAACGATTCCGGCGGCGGCCAGCCCGGCCGCATCCTGAAGTGCAAGGGCTGGGAGACCGATCCCAACGCCTACATCTACTTCATCACCCAGGCTCCGGTCTGGGAGAAGATCTGCGACGTGATCGGCGAGCCGACCTGGAAGACCGATCCGAACTACGCCAAGCCGCCGGCCCGTCTGCCGCGGCTCAACGAGATCTTCGCCCGCATCGAGCAGTGGACGATGACCAAGACCAAGTTCGAGGCGATGGAGATCCTCAACAAGGACGACATCCCCTGCGGCCCGATCCTGTCGATGAAGGAAATCGCCGAGGACCAGTCGCTGCGCGCGACCGGCACCGTGGTCGAGGTCGACCACCCCACCCGCGGCAAGTACATCTCGGTCGGCAACCCGATCAAGCTGTCGGATAGCCCGAGCGAGGTGGAGCGTTCGCCGCTGCTCGGCGAGCACACCGACGAGATCCTGCGCTCGGTGCTGGGCTTCTCGGACCACCAGGTCGCCGACATCCACAAGTCGGGCGCGCTCGATCCGCCGCAGAAGCAGGCCGCTGAGTAAGCGAGTCTGTCAGAGAACGACGAAAGGGCCGCCCGAAGGGGCGGCCCTTTTTGCTTGTGAAGGTGCACAGTCGCAGGGCTCAAACTAAAAAGTGGCAAAACAACCCCATGCACAGTAGCCACCCCCCTGGCGTCAAAGGATATTTCTGATTTCGCGAAACGCCTTTTGACCCGTCGGGCAAAACAGGGGTATTATGCCATCATCGGAAAAAGCGAACGTCCTGTCCCAGGCGTCGTCCCCCGCGGCCTCCGATTGCGGCGGCTTTCTTGTGGGCGCCAGATCAGGTGGCTCTGCGATCCTCCCGAGAAGCAATCGATACCGAATTAAGGTCGCCTCCCGGGAACAGGCGGGGTTCCGCCCCGTTATCTTGCACGGGCGCGCTCGTGGGAGCGCAGGCGGGCCATCCAACGACAAGTCGACCGCCGCCAGCCCGCGAGCCGAACACGCCGGGTCCGGCGCATTTCGAGATCGCGCCTGTCCACCCAAATCGAGGTCAAGATGTTGAGAGATCATCCCGCGTCCCGGGCTCTGCGGGAGGCCAACAAAGTATTCAAGCCGGTCGAGACCAAGAAGCCGATGTCCGACTATGCGAAGGCGCAACAATCCCATCACGAAAATCGCGAGCGCCTGAAGGCGGAACGACTGGCGCGAGAGGCCAAGCAGGGACACCGTCCCAGATAAGGCAACGCCGGTGCCGCATTACTACGTCGACATCTGGGGCGGCAAGGCACTCGCTGTGGACGAAGAGGGCCTGAGTCTGACGAAGCAGAGAGCTGCCGAGATCGAAGCTCGCGCTGTCTCTTGCCGATACTGCCAAGGATCTTGCGCCGTCCGCGAGCGGCCGCGGTCTGGCCATCGAGGTTCACGATGACAATGGCCTGATCTTCGGGCGGCATTTCAATTCGGGACCGCCGTCGAACGATTGAAATCGGCCCCGGACTTCGGCCTAAAGCGCGGTGAGATTAGGACGAATCGTCATCGCGCTTCAGGTTGTTGGTTACGCACGATCCTTTCGGAAAACCGCTTCGCACTTGCGCTAACGCGGCCCTCCGGGTCCGGATCATGCTTCAGAGCATCGAGAGGACGACGACCCCGTCCTCGAGCTCGCCTGACTCAAGGCGCGCCCGCGCGATACGCTCGAACTCCGTTCGATACTTCTGAAGATAGCTGAAGGCCTGCCTCTGCGTCTGAAACGTTGTTGCAAGACGGCATAGCTGTCGGCCTGCGCCAAGCGCGAGAAAGAAGGTGATTGTGCCGCCGTCATCCGGCTTGATCCTAGGCACGGCCCGCACTCTCTGGCATGTGAACGGCCCCCTCGGATTGTTTGTCGACGCTATTGGACTCGACTAACCCAACGACTTCCTTGTGCGCTTCTTCGGTGCAGGCGCGGGCACCGATGCGCGAAGATTTGCCTCAGCCGCTTGCTCGGCTGCTTCCTTGGCCTCACGCAGCTCGCGAAGCCGCGCCATGTTCTTGCGGATATCGACAGCGCGCCTTTCGACATCCGCGACCGCCCGCGCGCCCTCTTCGGCGGCAAGGCGTTGACGCTCGGCCCGCGCGACGGATTCGGGTGACGGTTCGGCCGTTTTCTTCGCGCTCATCTTTTGGCGCTCATCTTTCACCCTGCCCGGCAACGGAGAAAGCCCGCTCAATCCCAGGGATCGAGCGGGTCGCATGGCCGTTTCAGTACATCCGTGAAACGGCGCTACAGAGTTCAAGCCAGCGAGAGGTTCTCTGCGCTGACCTTGCCCCGCATCTTGTCGGCCTTGACCTCGAAGTTGACCTTCTGGCCCTCGGCGAGACCCGCAAGACCTGCCCGCTCGACCGCGCTGACGTGAACGAACACGTCATTGCCGCCGTCGTCGGGCTGAATGAATCCAAAACCCTTCTGGCCGTTGAACCACTTCACTGTACCTGTCGCCATTCTCTTCTCCAAAGCGCGCAAGCGCGCAGTCCGCGTGACGCTCACGCAGATCGTTTCAATTCGTCGATGTCTCTGGAAAAGGAGCCCGCGGGCGCATTCAACAAGGCACAGCGGCTGAACGAATAAAGCGACGCTATACCTCGCCGTCGACATTAGCAAGGCTTCGGCCAGATTTAATCGCGCAGCTTTAATGGAACCTTTGCAGGTTCAACGACTCGAGCCCGTGCGGACCTCGATCCGATATTTGCGCTCAATTCGTATCACCTCACGCGATCATGTCGGATTGGTGTCGCAAGCTCTGCGCATGTTTGAGAAGAACAAGAAGGCGCTGCTGACCGCAGCGCTCGTTGAAGGCCCGGACGAGACCTTCCGTTCCCCGCCTCGGTTCGTCTTGATTTCAGCTCAGCGCTCAGCGGCCTCGACCGCCAAGTTGCTCGCGAAAAAACTGCAACACTGCCGCGTTGAACTCGCGGTGAAAGGCCACCCGGTCGAAGCCCGCGGGCACGTCGGTGCAGATGCGTGGGATGGCGGCCGCAAGCTCGGCCGAACACGGGGCGAGGAAGGCAAAGAATGACGGCGAGGCCCAAAGCTTGCTGCGCAGCGAAAGTCCCCCGATGGCTTCGGTTGATCAAGGCTGCACGGCCGGCGCCTTGTTGCCGGATTCGATCTAC is a genomic window of Bradyrhizobium sp. CB1717 containing:
- a CDS encoding cold-shock protein, with amino-acid sequence MATGTVKWFNGQKGFGFIQPDDGGNDVFVHVSAVERAGLAGLAEGQKVNFEVKADKMRGKVSAENLSLA
- the oxc gene encoding oxalyl-CoA decarboxylase, whose protein sequence is MLNTATKSEAPGTEQELTDGFHLVIDALKLNGINTIYNVPGIPITDLGRMAQAAGIRVISFRHEQNAGYAAGIAGYLTKKPGVCLTVSAPGFLNGLTALAHATTNCYPMILVSGSSEREIVDLQQGDYEEMDQLAIAKPLCKAAYRVLHAQDIGIGFARAIRAAVSGRPGGVYLDLPAKLFGQVMNAEAGQKSLVKVIDAAPAQIPSPASVKRALDVLKSAKRPLIILGKGAAYAQADEEIKSFVEKSGVPFLPMSMAKGLLPDTHPQCAGAARSTVLKDSDVVMLIGARLNWLLSHGKGKSWGETPKKFIQVDIEPKEMDSNVEIVAPVVGDIGSVVSAFNQAIGAGWTAPADWTKAVSTKREENVAKMAPKLMNNKSPMDYHGALGVLKNVIKEYPEAILVNEGANTLDLARGVIDMYKPRKRLDVGTWGVMGIGMGQAIAAALETGHPVLAVEGDSAFGFSGMEVETICRYNLPICVVIFNNDGIYRGTDVNGANDDPATTVFVKGARYDKMMEAFGGVGVNATSPDELKRAVNEAMKSGKPTLINAVIDPAAGSESGRIGNLNPQSVLQKKK
- a CDS encoding transcriptional regulator, translated to MSAKKTAEPSPESVARAERQRLAAEEGARAVADVERRAVDIRKNMARLRELREAKEAAEQAAEANLRASVPAPAPKKRTRKSLG
- a CDS encoding GntR family transcriptional regulator: MAEADIAIVRIAPESSFKNKAYDALKEAILKMDIYSTPEPVMLDERALSERLGVSRTPIREAIAMLEQDGFVKTVPRRGIMVVRRTKSEIVDMIRAWAALESMAARLITTTARKKDITALRDFFKDFGKDRLPEDHVEEYSKANIAFHQALISLSESPVLVDLTNDLLLHVRGYRQLTIGRKDRTATSLPEHLGMIEALEARDTELAEKRARDHTLGLAAYVEAHGQELFT
- the frc gene encoding formyl-CoA transferase — encoded protein: MTKALTGVRILDFTHVQSGPTCTQLLAWFGADVIKVERPGVGDITRGQLQDIPNVDSLYFTMLNHNKRSITLDTKNPKGKEVLTELIKKCDILVENFGPGVLDRMGFPWEKIHSLNPRMIVASIKGFGPGPYEDCKVYENVAQCTGGAASTTGFRDGLPLVTGAQIGDTGTGLHLAIGILAALHQRTTTGKGQKVTAAMQDGVLNLARVKLRDQQRLAHGPLKEYSQFGEGVPFGDAVPRAGNDSGGGQPGRILKCKGWETDPNAYIYFITQAPVWEKICDVIGEPTWKTDPNYAKPPARLPRLNEIFARIEQWTMTKTKFEAMEILNKDDIPCGPILSMKEIAEDQSLRATGTVVEVDHPTRGKYISVGNPIKLSDSPSEVERSPLLGEHTDEILRSVLGFSDHQVADIHKSGALDPPQKQAAE